A genomic window from Parasteatoda tepidariorum isolate YZ-2023 unplaced genomic scaffold, CAS_Ptep_4.0 HiC_scaffold_796, whole genome shotgun sequence includes:
- the LOC122272108 gene encoding uncharacterized protein, whose amino-acid sequence MGIHRSRTTSYHPQTNGLIEELHRPLKTAIKCFGTEKWTAVLPLILLGFRTAFKEDIGCTPAELVFGTTVRLPGELLVPNNQPCDPTDFVNKLRQHMQSLRPTPPKRHGDGKVFVHPDLTIASHVFLRQDMVRRPLQPPYSGPFKVLRRSEKVFYLDINGKTEAVSIDRVKPAYILYNSEQGDAVSSHNLTPPAPSAV is encoded by the coding sequence ATGGGGATACACAGATCCCGAACAACAAGTTACCATCCTCAAACTAATGGGTTAATAGAGGAACTACACCGTCCTCTTAAAACTGCCATCAAGTGCTTTGGCACTGAAAAATGGACTGCGGTGCTTCCGTTGATCCTTCTTGGTTTTCGTACTGCTTTTAAGGAAGACATTGGTTGTACCCCTGCTGAGCTGGTTTTTGGAACCACAGTTCGTCTACCTGGTGAACTCCTTGTTCCAAACAACCAACCCTGTGATCCTACAGACTTTGTAAATAAGTTACGTCAGCACATGCAATCACTTCGTCCAACACCTCCAAAGCGTCATGGTGATGGCAAGGTCTTTGTCCATCCAGATTTAACAATTGCCAGTCATGTATTTCTACGACAGGATATGGTGAGGAGACCACTCCAGCCTCCTTATAGTGGCCCATTTAAAGTTCTTCGCAGATCGGAGAAAGTGTTTTACCTGGACATCAATGGAAAGACAGAGGCTGTTTCGATTGATAGGGTGAAACCGGCGTACATTTTGTACAACAGTGAACAGGGTGATGCTGTTTCAAGCCACAACCTAACACCTCCAGCTCCATCAGCAGTTTGA